A segment of the Juglans regia cultivar Chandler chromosome 15, Walnut 2.0, whole genome shotgun sequence genome:
CTTAATATTCGGCTTCCATGGATGACCTTGCAATGCTCTTTGTTTCTTGGAGCTCCACGAAATTGGATTCGTGCCAAGTAAAATAAGATATGCTGAAGTAGAGCTTCTATTATCTAAATTTCCTACCCAATCCGCATCAGTAAAGCATGTGAGCTCAGGACGTATGTTTTCTGAATGGTTATTCCATTAAAAATGGTGTTTTTCAAGTATCGAAGCAATCTTTTTGTGGCTGTCCAGTGAGTCATTGTCGGCCAATGCATGAACTGAGATAACTTATTGACAGCAAAGCTGATGTCGGGTCTAGTTAGAGAAAGATATTGTAATGCTCCAATGACACGACGATATTCTATAGAATCCACGGTGGGGGTTCCATCATCTAATTTCAAAGAAATCGAAGTGGAGAGGGGAGTGGTAACATCCTTAGCTCCATCCATGTTTGTTTTTGCCAAAAGATCGCGGATGTACTTGTGTTGAGTTAAGAACAAACCATGAGGAGTAGGAATAACCTCAATGCCGAGGAAGAAATGCAGGGGTCCCATGTCCTTGATGGAGAACTGTTGTCCAAGTTGAGTGATAATGCTTTCCACAAATTTTGAATCATTCCCTGTGACAACTAAGTCATCTAAATATACCATGTAGTAGACTATTATAGAACCAGCACTATACACAAACAAGGAAGAGTCAGATTTagcatttacaaaaacaaacacaaccaaTGCTTGTTTAAGAGCTGAATACCAAGCACGTGAtgcttgtttaagaccatatATAGCCTTTTTAAGACAACAAACATGGTTTGGTTTTTCTGGATCTCGAAATTCGGGTGGTTGTTTCATGTAGACTGTTTCTGTAAGATAtccatgtaaaaatgcattattcACGTCCAGTTGTCTCAGTGACCAGCCCTGCATAACAACAAGAGACAACACAGTGTGAATGGTAACATGTTTCACTACTGGACTAAAAGTCTCTTTGTAGTCCAGCCCCGGTCTTTGATTGAACCCTTTCACAACTAACCGTGCTTTATATCGATCTATAGATCCATCAGCCAATCTTTTGATCCGAAAAATCCATTTGCACCCAATAATGTTACATCCTTTTGGAGGGAGTGCTAACTGCCATGTACCATGGCGCATGAGAGCTGTTAGCTCTGAGGACATAGCATCTCGCCAACACATATCAGAGAGAGCTTCACTCACAGTGTTGGGTTCCAGGGACGGTGGAAGCGAATGCTTTGTGacaagaaatgatttttttttgtctataaATATTATTCGTTGACCGAGTCACCATAGTATGCGATCGGGGCACAAGGGAATCAGAATTTAAGGGCACATTTGGAAGGGAgacttcatttaaaaacaaagaGGATGGTTGAGAGACACATACCTGGTGAGGAATCGATGGAGGAGAAGGCTACATCAATGGTGCTGAAGAAGGAGTACCCAATGCTGGAGAGACAGCTGCTGGCACGGACTGAGCTGGGGGTGTTGGCAAAGTGAGTTGCACGAGTGGTtcaatggaagaagaagaaataggacCTGGGATCGCACTCGGTTTAGGGCTCAATTCAGAAAAAGGAAATTGCCCTtcatcaaacaaaacatgcCTTGAATGGAAGACAGGATGGGCTTTGGgctcaaaacataaatatgcATTTTGAGAAAGAGAATAGCCCACAAAGATGCATGGTGTAGCTTTGGGTTCAAGCTTATGCTTGTTATATGGCCGTGTCAAAGGGTAGCAGAGGCATCATAAAAGTTTGAGTTTTAAATAGGTGGGAGTCTGATGGGAGAGCTTTTCAAatggtattttattttgcaatgtGGCAGTTGGCATTCTATTTATTAGATATGCAGCCGTTTGAAAAGCATTAGGCCAAAACAAGAGTGGGAGATTTGCATCTGAGAGAAGCGTGAGCCCAGTTTCAACAAGATGGCGATGCGTCGTTCAGACATGCCATTTGGTTGGGGTGTGTGAGGAGCAGTTGTATAATGACCAATGCCATGaacataaaaatatgatttaagaGCAATGCACTCACCTCCGTTGTCAGAGTAAATACTCTTAATTCGggtgttaaatctatttttcacaAGATTTTGAAATTGAGGAAAAATGATTTGAACATTTGATTTGTGAGTCATCGGATAGAGccaaatatatttagtatgatggtcaataaaaatgacataatattttgaaccatCAATACCAACATTATGCGagggaccccaaacatcagtatAAATTAACTCAAGAGGTGCTTTGCTAGTTAAACCATGAGAATGAAAGGGTTGACAATGAGCTTTATTTTGAGAACATGCATTGCATAAAGCATTATTGTCAAATTTATTGGTAGGTAATGAAAAAGCACGAATTAAATGATTGACAATTTTAGAAGATGGATGACCAAGTCTTTTGTGCCATCCATCTTTGGAGATACGTTCATGAACATTAGCAACGGCATTTTTGGAAGCCATAGCTAACTTCTCCGGCAAAGGGTATACACCATCTTCACATGCACCTTTGAGGAGCGTCGCCCCCATGATCTAATCCTTCACCAAAAAATAACATGGATGAAATTCAAGATTAAACATCATTTTGCTTGTTAAAATGATGGACAgagatcaaattttttttaattgttggagCACATAAGGTATCTTTAAGATGAAAGATATGATTAGaggatttaaaagataatgaaCCAACATAAGATACAGGCAAACCTGATCCATCTCCAATTACTACTTCATCAGTACCATCATATTCAGAGTGTATTGAAAGATTGGAAAGATCAGTCGTCATGTTATGAGAGGCTGCTGAATCAACTAGCCATTTTTTATCACTGTTTTTAGAGGACGATGCACAATTGGCAGTAACTTCACTAGACCCAAGTTTGAAGCAACTTTTTGCTGTGTGACCCACCTGGTCACATAGTTGGCATTTAGGCTTGAATTTGCGAGGCCCAGAATTGGAAGTCCACTTCTTTTTGTTGTCACGGCTTTTGCTGGAAGAGGATGAAGAACTCTGGTTGTCATTGTTGTTTGGTCCTCCATGCTGATGCGAATAATTTGTAGTAGCAACTAAGTGTTGTGCAGAGTTAGTTTCCATTCTCCAAAGATAGTTTTCATGGCCAACAAGCAAATCATGTAGTTCCTCAAATTTTAATGAAGTTTCCTGAGCACGAATTGGAGTTGCTATCTCCCGAAATTCTGTTCCCAACCCATTTAAGATGTACAGGGTCAAATCGTCATCCGAGATAGAATGATCGATTAGTGCAAGTTCATCTGCAATTATCTTAATTGCATGGAGGAACTCAGCAACTGAACGGCTGCCGCGAGTTTGCAACGTGAGGTCCTCTTTGAGTTGCATTGCACGAGTTCGAGATTTTTCCGCATAGAGTCGAGTGAGTGATGTCCAAGCTTGGTGAGATGTTTTGCAGGATGCAAGAAGAGGTGTAATGGCAGTGGGCccccattcgtcctgtggcaggctctgatactatATAGAAGAATAACACTGTTGTTGGAAGAATTCTGAactcaaattttattgatgtacaaggatgtggcgcccccaaccccccTTATATAAATAAACGGGGATCGAGACTCCCGGATGgcgacaacacggtcacgcatcccaacgaaatgtgcccaagtgtgtgcaacacacaaaagtgcacaacaaaattcgcagcggataatattataagtcaactaagtaccagaaatttaaatacaagtatccaaaataatttatcattaaaaatttatacagttatcccaaatatattacaaaagataaatatataaaagactagGATAATAATATCGATGcacgagagcaatcccagatcgctctttccatggagccaaagcctaagactgatcatcctcatctgcatcaaaagctgcgataccataaaacggtaccgcaggtaagtataacccaaaataacaacgtaatataaatgcattaaatgcgaccaacatgcatgcataaaaagaatatacatttATCTCAAAACATCGTTTTCCCCGAAAACGATTAATTTCAACACACGCTAAAATCTCATTCGGCCCAAATTATCCGTAAAAtacttttccagaaaatggtttacgcagaacccaaccatttatcggacactgtaggcgggactcataggcgggactctaccaccatccctgcttacccccatccctaccgcgtgcactgtaggcgggaatcacaggcgggacacaaccaccatccctgcttaccaccatccctaccgcgtgcactgtaggcgggaatcacaggctggactctaccaccgtccctgcttaccaccatccctacagttcctttccacacaatggaTACATAatagagcactgtaggcgggaatcacaggcgggactctaccaccgtccctgcttaccaccatccctactgcatacACCGTATGCgagaatcgcaggcgggactctaccaccgtccctgcttaccaccatccctacagtctctttcccttttttctcaaatcaatcaatccaaataaatccaatttctcacacatgaaatcataactttttcaaatcacacatgcacatgaatgcattacacgaaaacccaattttctttacaaacatgatcatgcatgaaatattgATATGTACATGCACTAACACTGATCCATAACAATCAACAACCAAATCAATGCAATCAAGCAACCATGTTTTTTCCTTTGAAGGGttgttctaaaattattttcactttatttcTAAAACCTTGTTTTATTTGTCTATACATagcttttaatatatatatatatatatatttgagtttgTAATTGATTGTGATTGGTTGAAAAATTGTCTCCGGAGAACTTTGAAATTGGCCATGCATGGTCCGTTATGATTGTGAATCTGTGactgcttttattttattattattattattattagttgaattattaatgtggccAAGTGTGGTGGATTAGTAGTCCATACCATGTGATtgaattaaatgaataaaaaagaaaaggcagaGTACTGGAAAAAGACTTGAAAGAAAGGATCGGAGACTTTGGCTAAATAATTAATGCCATAAAAACTGAGCCATCTACCCATTAGAGTAATTTCCACGAAATTTCCACGATTGAAATTGTGGTCGATCTGTCCACTCCCCAGAACCAAACTGCACGACACTAgtacgattatatataacattattcaataattaataatgttattgataggtttatttctaatttttttgtattttttccgGCGATAGTAACAAGTTGTTCCGATCTGTTGCTTGCCGGCATTTTTCGACTGTCATGCGCCTCTCCAATGGTCACCGATCTGTCAGACAGAGGAAGAAAACTGTCCAAATCAGTGGCGCATGTGGCTCACGCTCGCCTTACAGTGAGCGTAGGCCTCACGCGCCTCCGCATCAGAAGGGGTTTCCAGCAGCCACGTGCGGCACCACCGTGGCCGACGGCCTCGGATCTTTCAGATATGCCTGCTGCTTTCTTGCTCAATGCGACGAGTATCCTACACGTGCCactgccgtgggtggcggtctTTTGCATGTGTATCAGGTATTCTAGTTGCAATTCTCCTATGTTCCTACTTTCTCTAACCAGCGATCAAGATAATATGATCTTGATAGTCTCTTACAGTTGGACTAGATCAACAAAATGCAGTGCATCCCTCTCGACTACAGCGCTTAGTCGTAGGTTTATAGTCTATTTACCAGACTATGTTAAAACCGCTTTTGAGCGGCATCCCCTTGTGGAACCGGGCTGGAGTCAAGCCTTTGACttatcccttttttttattttatttttgttttggtgctgctttttatttattttgggaagATTGTCGGGGACTCCCACCCCACTTAATCTTGTATTCTTGTATCTGCATAGTTTACCTATGCAATGCTTAATTtgcttacaaaataaaataaaataataatgtggCCAACTGTGGTGGAGTATTTCAAACCGTGTGATTGAATTAAATGAATCGAAGAAAAAACAGAATACTGGAAAAAGACCTGAAAGAAAGGAGACTTGGATTAATAAGTCAGCAATAATTAATGCCATAAAAACTGAGCCTTCTACCCATAAagaattttcagaaaattaaatgaaaaatctgaaatttttatttcaacaatGTTAAGAGATTTGggcgtttgtttttacaattcaattcatcttatcgttataatttttttttaatttttatacaaaatagaattaatagtttaatttttttaaatctcaaaataaaaataatattaaataaaatatattttaacaatattttatttaacttttaacacaactcatctcatttgtaaatATAGATTGCCTCATATAAAAACTCTCTcatgcgtttagatgttgagataaattaagttaaattgtaaattgtgagtgctattatttttatttttatttttagttgaattAATGTGGCCAAGTACTCATGTGGTGGAGTAGTCCATAGTCATACCATGTGATTGAATTAAATGAATCAAAGAAAAAGCAGAGCACTGGAAAAAGACTTGAAAGAAAGGATCAGAGACTTTGGCTAAATAATTAATGCCATAAAAATTGAGCCATCTACCCATTAGAGTAATTTCCACGATTGATCAACGCGAGCAGTCGGAagaatagaattttaaaaagaaacaaaacagaaaggAAAAAGGCTTGTGATAATGAATTTGGTTTtcagaagaaaaatgatacttagAACTTCATTATATTCCAAagcaatggattttttttttttttttgaactttttagttttttaaaataaaatcttatggCACTTTTTACAAATTCACAGAGTGCATTAATCTTTTACAAATTAGGATCCAACATTAATTGAGCAGCTCAGATTGATAATGATAATGGCGGGCCCTGCCTAACCGAATACAAAAATGCCATGCACTTGGGAAATAAATAGTCTtgcttccttcttttttctctctcaccaaAACAATGAAGGCCTAAAACAGTAGTGTTTCTTTATTTGCATACTCTCCTTAATTCGATTCCTTTCTCCAACGAAAACAATGGCAGAGTTCCTTCTTTCTAAATGCCTTGACATATTGTTTGACCGACTGTTGTCTTCCGACTTGCTGAAATTTGCTCGCCTAGAGGGAATTCGAGAAGAGCTGGACAAGTGGCGCAAAACCATGACAATAATCCAAAGGGTGCTTGATGATGCAGAGGAGCAGCAACGGACTGAAAAGACAGTGAAAGATTGGCTTGACGATCTCAGAGATTTGTTCTACGACATGGAAGATTTACTGGATGAGTTCGCCACAGAAGCTTTGCATGAACGCAAGTTGATGGCCGGTGAAAGTCAAGCTAGCGCTAGTATGGTACGAAATATCATCCCTTCTTGGTTTACTGCTTTTACTCCAAGTGATGTTAAGTTCAAGATTAGGCTGCGTTCaaagatagagaaaataaatacaagaattAATGATCTCGTGATACAAAAATATGAActgaatttgaaggaaaattctAGTAAAAGACCAAGCAAAAGAAGAGAGATCAAATCTCCCTCAACTTCCTTAGTGACCGAAGATCACATATATGGTAGGGAGGAAGTCAGAGGGGCTGTACTTCAGTTATTGGTCAGTGAAAAACATAGTGATGCTTCGAATAAAATACCCAATGTGATTCCCATAGTTGGTATGGCGGGTATCGGAAAAACAACACTGGCCCAACTTgtatacaatgataaaaaagtgGAGAGCTTTTTCAATCTGAAAGCATGGGCTTGTGTTTCAGAAGATTTTGATGTTGGTGCagttacaaaaacaattttaCAATCTTTGACCTCAGAAAACTGTGATGGCAAAGATCTAAATTGGTTGCAAGAAAAATTGAAGGAGAAACTACGTGGGAAAAGGTTTCTAGTAATTCTTGATGATGTTTGGAACGAGAACTACACTGATTGGACTCGCCTGCGTGCTCCTTTTGAAGTAGGGGCTTCGAGAAGTAGTATTATCGTCACAACTCGTAGCCAGAAAGTCTCGTATCTAATGGGAAACAAGGAAGTTGAGCCTTTTCAATTGGAATTGTTATCAAATGATGTTTGCTTGTCCATATTTTCCCAACATGCATTGGATCATGCAAGAGACATCAGTGCGCATCCAGATCTTAAAGTTATTGGTGAGGAACTCGTTAGAAGGTGTAAAGGCTTGCCATTGGCAGTAAAAACTATTGCAGGAGTCATACGCAGTAAACAAAAAGACCAAAAAGAGTGGGAAAAAGTTTTGAGGAATAAGATATGGGATATTCCAGCGGAAGAAAGTGGAATTCCTTCCTCTCTTATGGTAAGCTATGACAATCTCCCAGGTGCTTTGCATACTGCTCAATACTACCAAAGGATTATGAATTTGAGGAGAAGGAGGTGATTCTATTATGGATGGCAGAAGGTTTGATTCAACCACGACTAGATGAAGAGGAAATGGAAGATTTGGGTTCTGAATATTTTCGCAATCTGTTGTCAAGGTCATTTTTCCAACAGTCACATGGGATTAATCGATGTGAGCGCAAGCTGTCCTGGACACACTTGGTTatcgaaaaaaaaattgaatcacgATTTGTGATGCATGACCTCATCAATGATTTGGCTCAGTCGGTTGCAGGCGATACATGCTATAGAATGGAAGATAAGCATGGGAATATTCCTATAAAGGCACGCCACTCATCTTATTTGGGAAGCCAATATGATGTAACTAAAAAGTTTGAGATTTTTACTAAATTCACAAGTTTACGTACATTCTTACCTCTCATGCTGCCAGAACCAGGTGATTGCTATTTGGCTCATCAAGTTCCTTTTGAATTGGTTCCAACATTACGTTGTTTAAGGGTGTTATCTTTCAACGGATACAACATAAGAGAGCTATCAGATTCTATTGGTGATTTGAAGCATCTACGGTACCTTGACCtttccaaaactcaaattcGAGGCTTGCCAAAATCAATAACTACTCTCTACAACTTACAAACATTGTTGTTGGAGAACTGTAATCGTCTAAAAAAATTACCTTCAATGTTATGCAACTTGGTCAACCTGCGCCACCTCAACATTGAAGGTGCATATAATTTGGAAGGGATGCCTACGCAAATAGGTAAACTAACTTGTCTTCAAACACTGTCTAATTTTGTTCTTGAAAAAGACAGTTGCTCTGGAATAAAGGAACTTGGACCTTTGAAGCATCTTCGAGGGAACCTCTGCATTTCAAGATTAGAGAATGTGGTTGAACCGAAGGATGCAAAGGATgctgaattaattaaaaaggcGAAAATTAGTATGTTGTCATTAGGATGGAGTTGGCACATTGATGAGTCAAAAGACAGGACAAGTGAACTAGAGGTACTAAATGGGCTACGGCCTCACGACGCTTTGACGAAGCTGGTTATAAATAACTATGGTGGTACAAAATTTCCTAATTGGTTAACAtctccttcattttctcatATGGTCTActtgatattaaataattgtcgCAAGTGTACATCATTACCTCCATTGGGGCAATATTGGCCATCACTCAAAACTCTTTGGATCAAGGGCATGGCTAACGTGAAGAGTGTTGGTTCTGAATTTTGTGGCTGTAATTTAGAGACTCTGCATATCCATGACATGGAGGAGTGGGAGAATTGGAGTCCTTGTGAAGAATTCCCAAATCTGCTAGAGCTTTCCATTCGTAATTGTCCAAAGCTATTAGGGAAGTTACCAAACAACCTTCCTTTACTAAACAAAGTTGTGATACATGGTTGTGCGCAGTTGGTGGTCTCACTTTCATTCTTTCCAGATAAATGCAAATTTTACATTGAGAATCTCAGAGGGCTTCTTATGATAGGGGTGGTGTGTGGATGCAAGGTCACattcaaatcaataaaattctccaaGTCACTTTCACCAATTTCAGATATGGAAGGTCTAGCAGAGTTGGAAGAGTTAAGTATTAGATACTGTGAGGAGCTAACGACTTTGTGGTCAGACAAGGTGGGATCACTGCCACATGATCTCCCAATTTTGGATTCTCTCGACATTTCTCATTGTCGCAAACTAGTCTCTTTGGTGGCGGAAGAAGTTGATCAAGAGCATCTCCAACTCAGAATCACATCTATTGATATCAGGGATTGCATAGCCTTGGAATCATTACCCAAGGCATTGATGTACAACAACACGTGTCTTCAGTCTATTGTTATCCACAATTGTGATTCGCTAACGCATTTTGCAAGAAGCCATCTGCCTCCAACTTTAAAGATGCTAATAATATTTAGCTGCAGGAGTATGAGGAAATTGGTGGAGGATGATAA
Coding sequences within it:
- the LOC109020054 gene encoding putative disease resistance RPP13-like protein 1 isoform X1, producing MAEFLLSKCLDILFDRLLSSDLLKFARLEGIREELDKWRKTMTIIQRVLDDAEEQQRTEKTVKDWLDDLRDLFYDMEDLLDEFATEALHERKLMAGESQASASMMVQKTDESC
- the LOC109020054 gene encoding putative disease resistance RPP13-like protein 1 isoform X2 gives rise to the protein MAEFLLSKCLDILFDRLLSSDLLKFARLEGIREELDKWRKTMTIIQRVLDDAEEQQRTEKTVKDWLDDLRDLFYDMEDLLDEFATEALHERKLMAGESQASASMMFL